In Acidobacteriota bacterium, a single genomic region encodes these proteins:
- a CDS encoding 4Fe-4S binding protein has translation MTLVVCGDHGTPAPPQDWPGGEVVVIPDLCGDPSALVAAGVSDPEALILHVGEFDLGFVQGAIRSVGGDPLGVPIVTLADMPSTEQMYVLASGVVARHAAFPGAGPEHAKMRWPELMSRRRLFTLGVPQYIGAPSIDRTLCAADHGCRLCVDACPASALACESGSIKYAIDTCVACGICVTTCPTGATVNPTVTDRQIAAQVSAMVRASQRPIGIEFRCRDARPGTPVDGWYSVELACNGMLTLGWILAPLVLGAGAVAAPVCGENGCSLGNDDVVNSNRSEAARMLESLQVSKDRIRLKSGGVVPDPVGYEGVGDLTGLKDAQVGLALAERAGGGDIVFASTSIATGIVSIDEAACTLCEQCTTVCPPAALTVSRSDGAIEISFDPFLCVGCGMCVTRCPEQVHDAISVGRRLDVAELKVGNRVVRSGSTSSCEACGGPIAPSAMLERIQSMLGPEHAGTLDLISRRCLSCR, from the coding sequence ATGACCCTTGTCGTCTGCGGCGACCATGGAACCCCCGCTCCACCTCAAGATTGGCCGGGGGGCGAGGTTGTGGTCATCCCTGATCTCTGCGGAGACCCATCGGCCCTTGTGGCGGCCGGAGTATCCGATCCTGAGGCATTGATCTTGCACGTGGGAGAATTTGACCTCGGCTTCGTCCAGGGAGCAATCCGCAGCGTGGGTGGCGATCCTCTCGGTGTTCCGATCGTCACGTTGGCTGACATGCCATCCACCGAACAGATGTACGTGCTTGCCAGTGGCGTTGTTGCGAGGCATGCCGCTTTCCCCGGCGCCGGACCCGAACACGCCAAGATGCGTTGGCCCGAACTCATGTCCAGGCGCCGACTATTCACCCTCGGGGTGCCGCAGTACATCGGAGCACCATCGATCGACCGAACCTTGTGCGCGGCAGATCATGGCTGTCGGCTTTGCGTCGACGCTTGTCCCGCGTCAGCCCTTGCCTGTGAGTCAGGGAGTATCAAGTACGCGATTGACACCTGCGTGGCATGTGGGATTTGTGTGACGACTTGCCCAACCGGGGCAACGGTGAACCCGACCGTGACCGATCGCCAAATCGCTGCACAGGTGAGTGCAATGGTACGAGCTTCGCAACGACCGATCGGGATTGAGTTCCGCTGTCGCGACGCACGACCGGGAACCCCTGTTGATGGCTGGTACTCCGTGGAGTTGGCATGCAATGGCATGCTCACTCTCGGGTGGATTCTAGCACCGCTAGTGCTTGGCGCAGGTGCCGTTGCAGCACCAGTGTGCGGTGAAAACGGCTGCAGTCTGGGAAATGATGATGTCGTGAATTCCAACCGGTCCGAAGCAGCCCGAATGCTGGAGAGCTTGCAAGTTTCGAAGGACCGCATCCGTCTCAAAAGTGGAGGGGTGGTACCTGACCCAGTGGGTTATGAAGGGGTCGGGGATCTCACCGGTCTGAAAGATGCGCAGGTTGGCTTAGCTCTGGCAGAGCGCGCGGGTGGCGGAGACATAGTTTTCGCCTCTACCTCCATCGCGACCGGGATCGTATCGATCGACGAAGCGGCCTGCACTCTCTGCGAGCAGTGCACGACCGTGTGCCCGCCTGCTGCGCTCACAGTCTCCCGATCTGATGGCGCGATCGAAATCTCATTCGACCCATTTCTCTGCGTTGGGTGCGGCATGTGCGTGACAAGGTGCCCCGAGCAAGTTCACGACGCGATTTCCGTTGGGCGCAGGCTCGACGTCGCGGAACTGAAAGTAGGGAACCGAGTTGTTCGTTCGGGATCAACATCTTCCTGCGAAGCTTGTGGTGGGCCAATTGCCCCGAGCGCTATGCTCGAGCGCATTCAGTCCATGCTCGGACCCGAACATGCGGGAACGCTGGACCTCATCTCACGACGTTGCCTCTCCTGCCGCTGA
- a CDS encoding molecular chaperone TorD family protein, with product MSNVPATFEGLARVRQGIYRIFAAAFLSPEPARLTDLVEGCRVLESMGIQYLAFFREWVPWREAVLAVDDVATIDAQYVRLFATGVAGAISPPIESFYTADPIRGEVGQLLADLRFVYNDYRLEPTDAVADTLDHVSIELEVMSALCAREADSRAAKNSRRLQLTLRHQAEFLEGHLGVWLPLFVRRIASVEPVAFYATLGPAVDSFVRHDRGLASSLAHSTVEIEVGI from the coding sequence GTGAGCAACGTTCCTGCGACGTTTGAGGGACTTGCCCGCGTGCGTCAAGGAATATACCGCATTTTCGCGGCTGCCTTCTTGTCACCCGAGCCTGCCCGGCTCACCGATCTCGTCGAGGGCTGTCGGGTGCTGGAATCGATGGGGATCCAATATCTTGCCTTCTTTCGCGAATGGGTACCTTGGCGTGAGGCGGTCCTTGCCGTCGACGATGTGGCCACGATCGATGCTCAGTATGTAAGGTTGTTCGCGACCGGTGTTGCCGGCGCGATCAGCCCTCCAATCGAGTCCTTTTACACTGCGGATCCCATCCGTGGTGAGGTAGGCCAGCTGCTTGCGGACTTACGGTTTGTGTATAACGACTACCGACTCGAACCAACCGATGCTGTGGCTGATACCCTCGATCACGTGTCTATCGAACTTGAGGTCATGTCGGCGCTGTGTGCCAGGGAAGCCGACTCTCGGGCGGCGAAGAACTCCCGACGTCTGCAGCTGACGCTGCGCCATCAGGCCGAGTTTCTTGAAGGACACCTCGGTGTCTGGCTTCCGCTCTTTGTTCGCCGCATCGCGAGTGTCGAGCCTGTGGCGTTTTACGCAACCCTCGGACCCGCGGTGGACTCCTTTGTTCGTCACGACAGAGGCCTTGCTAGCTCTCTGGCCCATTCGACGGTGGAAATCGAGGTGGGCATATGA
- the nrfD gene encoding polysulfide reductase NrfD: protein MTTESIPQTESTYDGDLPQGIGTLSRGWIVFFLAMVVIIAIGLYAYSLQITNGLIVTGLGGLGSMLGVTWGLYVAYYVYFIGVSFAGITVAALIRIFKIEKLEPIARIGELLTIVSLILGALAILADLEKPWRAIVNLLRYGRPQSPFYGTFTMVIAGYLFASVVYLYVTGRRDASLMARRSSRFRWIYRFLAAGYEDTPSQRRIDGRVTFWLALAILPLLVIAHSTVGFVFGLQVGRPGWFGALQAPGFVVLAGVSGIGNLIMLAAIVRWTTKTKDRITIDAFSWLAKLLLGLLLTYLYFTAVEVLTTTYQAGDVERNLSEALLSGTYAWIFWGAMVSLVAAAVLLGWQAVTRRWSLWLIVGAGALVNVGAVAKRYLIVVPSQTHGQNLPYPIGSYTPNLVEWAVVFGLFALGALMIGVFMKTFPIVPLEEAE from the coding sequence GTGACTACCGAAAGTATCCCTCAAACAGAATCTACCTACGATGGAGACTTACCGCAGGGAATCGGCACGTTATCCCGGGGATGGATCGTGTTCTTCCTAGCTATGGTCGTGATCATTGCGATCGGTCTCTACGCCTACAGCCTCCAGATCACCAACGGACTCATTGTGACGGGCCTTGGAGGCCTGGGAAGTATGCTGGGAGTGACCTGGGGCTTGTACGTTGCCTACTACGTGTACTTCATCGGGGTCAGTTTTGCGGGCATCACGGTGGCGGCTCTGATCCGGATTTTCAAGATCGAGAAGCTTGAGCCCATCGCTCGCATCGGTGAACTGCTCACGATTGTCTCGCTCATCCTGGGTGCGCTCGCGATCCTGGCTGATCTTGAGAAGCCATGGCGAGCAATCGTGAACCTCTTAAGGTATGGTCGCCCCCAGTCACCGTTCTACGGTACGTTCACCATGGTGATCGCAGGCTATCTGTTCGCTAGTGTTGTCTATTTGTATGTTACGGGCAGGAGGGATGCTTCCCTGATGGCGCGGCGTTCGTCCCGGTTTCGGTGGATCTATCGGTTTCTTGCTGCTGGGTACGAGGACACTCCCAGCCAGCGGAGGATTGACGGGCGGGTGACCTTCTGGCTGGCACTTGCCATTCTGCCCCTGCTCGTCATTGCCCACTCCACAGTCGGATTTGTGTTCGGACTGCAGGTTGGGCGCCCCGGGTGGTTCGGTGCTCTTCAGGCCCCGGGTTTCGTCGTGCTTGCGGGCGTATCGGGAATCGGCAACCTGATCATGCTGGCGGCGATCGTTCGTTGGACGACAAAGACGAAGGATCGCATTACGATCGATGCCTTTTCCTGGCTGGCGAAGCTGCTCCTCGGGCTGTTACTCACCTACCTGTATTTCACTGCGGTCGAGGTGTTGACGACCACCTACCAGGCAGGCGATGTCGAGCGGAACCTATCGGAAGCACTCCTGAGCGGCACCTACGCCTGGATCTTTTGGGGTGCCATGGTGTCGCTCGTCGCCGCGGCAGTACTGCTCGGCTGGCAAGCCGTGACCAGGCGCTGGTCGCTATGGCTGATCGTGGGTGCCGGCGCGCTCGTCAACGTGGGCGCTGTCGCCAAGCGCTACCTCATCGTGGTGCCAAGCCAGACCCACGGGCAGAACCTTCCCTACCCAATCGGAAGCTACACGCCGAACCTAGTCGAGTGGGCTGTGGTGTTCGGACTGTTTGCGCTGGGCGCTCTGATGATTGGGGTCTTCATGAAGACTTTCCCGATAGTTCCACTTGAGGAGGCGGAATGA
- a CDS encoding 4Fe-4S dicluster domain-containing protein — MAKYAMAVDLDRCQGCRACMEACKIENNTPQGVFWMYVFRTETGDYPDTKLAFLPRPCQHCNNPPCVKVCPVGARFRREDGIVLTDPDRCIGCRYCEVACPYGVNYYNWRTPTEAFADYNIDYLDPDVAAVTGGLVPSYKNPDLDLLQGDEQRRTAGGAHSVGVMEKCTFCVQRVDKGLDPACVDVCPVHALHFGDIEDPDSPVSEYVRTRSSFQLLDDLGTDPSVMYFGGSPPGAETREIERPLTEVRP; from the coding sequence ATGGCGAAATACGCAATGGCTGTTGACCTCGACCGGTGCCAGGGGTGCCGAGCGTGTATGGAGGCGTGCAAAATCGAGAACAACACGCCACAGGGTGTGTTCTGGATGTACGTGTTCAGAACTGAGACCGGGGACTACCCAGATACCAAACTGGCGTTTCTTCCTCGACCCTGCCAACACTGCAACAATCCGCCATGTGTGAAAGTATGCCCGGTTGGCGCGCGCTTCCGCCGTGAAGACGGCATTGTGCTCACCGACCCGGACCGGTGCATCGGTTGCCGGTACTGCGAAGTGGCGTGCCCCTACGGCGTCAACTACTACAACTGGCGCACACCGACTGAGGCCTTTGCTGACTACAACATAGATTATCTCGATCCCGATGTGGCGGCGGTAACTGGCGGCTTGGTCCCTTCATACAAGAACCCCGATCTCGACCTTCTCCAGGGCGATGAGCAGCGACGCACTGCGGGCGGTGCCCATTCTGTCGGTGTCATGGAGAAATGCACATTCTGTGTCCAGCGGGTGGACAAGGGCCTCGATCCGGCCTGCGTAGACGTCTGCCCGGTACATGCACTCCACTTCGGCGATATTGAGGATCCGGACAGCCCGGTATCAGAATACGTGAGGACCCGTTCCAGCTTCCAGCTACTCGATGATCTGGGGACCGATCCAAGCGTTATGTATTTCGGGGGATCGCCGCCAGGCGCGGAGACCCGCGAGATCGAACGACCGTTGACGGAGGTGCGGCCGTGA
- a CDS encoding molybdopterin-dependent oxidoreductase, with protein MPQITRRTFVKGSAMAVGGTMFSSKFLFSGMETVQKTDLLLMAQQIQEDFVNTTCWIGKQDCGIVARRVGGRVVSLEGLESHPRNRGTLCSKGIAQIAAVYDSQRIKTPLIRTNGKGGPGQFRAASWDEALNLLAEKTRAVMDENPKLVLWQKGRSKAKVFYDTAFVKAVGATKLGHGAYCSDAGYRAAEYTLGPHGVLHPDFKHTRYLLSWGWNITAAGGNKTCWITWPQQMLDAREKNGLKIIHIDPRLRPAGPFADTWLPVRPSTDLAFALALCRELIHLGFLDEPYLKTYTNSPYLVGPDGIILRGDLPEDAEEGDKGPALVWDQATGEVVPFDSAADPALTGEYEVDGEKVKPSFELFVEHVEPYTPEWAGEICGLTPDSIRQVAADFGENANIGSTIVVDGVEVPYRPVAIMAYHMAQQELGFQALRAMIMVTMLVGAPGAAGGQLVDFTWKVHKNYAKFEDLSVKEGPYDFTLAKSKFFPINTGFPGIVAKVMQDPAKYEVEDLPKVAILHYVNPLTAFPSQRDFLDSYSKFEFVAVLSPWLSETADYFADVVLPTATMEKYEGPLSASDQYVDGKTLRLPVMEPLFQSRGEIDIYIDLCERLGVLYGDDGYIAQVNKNLPLKDEFALPLDKKPDVRDIFDRWARMEGLEGGIEYFEKNGVWIKGPVPATKRYGYVTDPPFGGAVHRLYGESLLVAQCKQQELGADEIYWQDYTALPTWRTPTMESSPSEYDLILVSYKLPEQKQARTSMIPLLTELSGTQRLDMNPETAKRLEVEEGDEVIVESHNAVTGETRQLRTVVALSSGLRPDVVGMPHHFGGWSPDRNKGLGPSPNEIYYTGEGYMACTADQSFHVKVRVLKG; from the coding sequence ATGCCGCAGATCACTCGGCGAACGTTCGTCAAAGGTTCGGCCATGGCTGTCGGGGGCACGATGTTCTCATCAAAGTTCCTCTTCTCGGGCATGGAAACCGTGCAGAAAACGGACTTGTTGCTTATGGCCCAGCAGATCCAGGAAGACTTCGTGAACACGACGTGTTGGATCGGCAAGCAGGACTGCGGGATTGTCGCTCGGCGTGTCGGGGGTCGCGTCGTAAGTCTCGAGGGCCTTGAATCACATCCGAGAAACCGAGGGACTCTGTGCTCTAAAGGCATCGCGCAGATTGCTGCGGTGTACGACTCGCAACGAATCAAGACGCCGCTCATTCGGACAAACGGCAAGGGTGGTCCCGGTCAGTTCCGTGCCGCATCGTGGGATGAAGCGCTGAACCTTCTCGCCGAGAAGACTCGAGCGGTTATGGACGAGAACCCCAAGCTGGTGCTGTGGCAGAAGGGACGTTCTAAGGCCAAAGTGTTTTATGACACTGCATTCGTCAAGGCTGTCGGAGCCACCAAACTCGGCCACGGTGCGTACTGCTCTGATGCCGGTTATCGGGCAGCTGAATACACCCTCGGCCCCCACGGTGTACTGCACCCTGACTTTAAGCACACAAGGTACCTGCTGTCCTGGGGATGGAACATTACCGCGGCCGGTGGCAACAAGACGTGCTGGATCACATGGCCTCAGCAGATGCTGGATGCGAGGGAGAAAAATGGTCTCAAGATCATCCACATCGACCCGCGGCTTCGCCCGGCGGGTCCCTTCGCCGATACCTGGCTCCCGGTTCGACCATCCACTGACCTCGCGTTTGCGTTAGCCCTATGCAGAGAGCTTATCCACCTCGGGTTTCTCGATGAGCCGTATCTCAAGACGTACACCAACAGCCCGTACCTCGTGGGCCCTGACGGAATCATCCTGCGTGGAGATCTTCCGGAAGATGCTGAGGAGGGAGACAAAGGACCTGCGTTGGTCTGGGATCAGGCAACCGGGGAGGTCGTACCGTTCGATAGTGCTGCCGACCCTGCCCTCACGGGTGAATACGAGGTTGACGGGGAAAAGGTGAAGCCATCCTTCGAGCTGTTCGTCGAACACGTCGAGCCCTATACGCCTGAATGGGCTGGCGAGATTTGTGGACTCACTCCCGACAGCATTCGTCAGGTCGCAGCCGACTTCGGCGAAAACGCCAATATTGGCTCGACCATCGTCGTCGACGGCGTCGAAGTGCCATATCGACCAGTCGCGATAATGGCGTACCACATGGCGCAGCAGGAGCTCGGGTTCCAGGCACTCCGAGCCATGATTATGGTCACGATGCTTGTTGGAGCGCCGGGGGCCGCGGGCGGTCAACTCGTGGACTTCACGTGGAAGGTTCACAAGAACTACGCCAAGTTCGAGGACCTTAGCGTTAAGGAAGGTCCGTACGACTTCACGCTCGCGAAGTCGAAGTTCTTCCCAATCAACACCGGTTTCCCAGGGATTGTCGCGAAAGTCATGCAAGACCCGGCGAAATACGAGGTGGAGGACCTCCCGAAGGTCGCGATTCTGCACTACGTGAACCCGCTAACGGCGTTCCCCTCGCAGCGGGACTTCCTCGACTCCTACAGCAAGTTCGAATTCGTTGCCGTTTTGTCACCGTGGCTTTCAGAGACGGCCGACTACTTTGCCGATGTCGTTCTCCCTACTGCGACCATGGAAAAGTACGAGGGTCCGTTGTCCGCGTCTGATCAGTATGTCGACGGAAAAACGTTGCGGCTGCCAGTGATGGAGCCGTTGTTCCAGAGCCGAGGCGAGATCGATATCTACATCGACCTCTGTGAACGACTTGGAGTGCTCTACGGCGACGATGGGTATATCGCCCAGGTCAACAAGAATCTCCCGCTGAAGGACGAATTCGCTCTGCCGCTCGATAAGAAACCAGACGTACGCGACATTTTCGATCGGTGGGCGCGTATGGAAGGACTCGAAGGCGGCATTGAATACTTTGAGAAGAACGGAGTCTGGATCAAGGGGCCGGTGCCAGCGACCAAGCGATACGGCTATGTGACTGATCCGCCCTTTGGTGGAGCCGTGCACCGTCTCTACGGGGAAAGCTTGCTTGTTGCGCAGTGCAAGCAGCAGGAGCTTGGTGCGGACGAGATTTATTGGCAGGACTACACGGCACTTCCGACATGGCGAACACCGACGATGGAGTCGTCACCTTCTGAGTACGACCTGATACTCGTCTCGTACAAACTGCCTGAACAGAAGCAAGCACGCACATCGATGATCCCGCTCCTGACGGAGCTGAGCGGGACACAACGCCTCGATATGAATCCAGAGACGGCGAAGAGGCTGGAGGTTGAAGAAGGCGACGAGGTCATCGTCGAGTCACACAATGCCGTGACAGGCGAGACCAGGCAGTTGCGGACTGTTGTGGCGCTTTCGTCAGGTCTCCGTCCCGACGTTGTGGGAATGCCCCATCACTTTGGAGGCTGGAGTCCGGACCGTAACAAGGGCCTCGGTCCCTCCCCGAACGAGATCTACTACACGGGTGAGGGCTACATGGCGTGTACTGCAGATCAGTCATTCCATGTCAAGGTCAGAGTGTTGAAGGGATAG
- a CDS encoding response regulator transcription factor has protein sequence MTCIRILLADDHAVLRAGLRALLDAEPDLEVVAEAGDGLECIEKVLKLSPDVVLLDINMPRCNGLVTLQRIQEEAPDSRVLVLTMHDDVEYLRSVLASGGSGFILKQAASDELLSAIRTVHQGGVYLHPEHARLLAGEAPDQRTSAAPAPLDEKQARFQSLSDRESEVFKLVVLGYRNAEIAAMVFLSVKTVETYKARLMRKLEVRSRAALVRYALELGILT, from the coding sequence GTGACCTGTATACGCATTCTGCTGGCTGATGACCACGCGGTGTTGCGTGCCGGATTGAGGGCGCTTCTTGATGCCGAACCCGACCTCGAAGTTGTCGCCGAGGCAGGCGACGGACTCGAATGCATCGAAAAGGTTCTTAAGCTGTCCCCTGACGTTGTGCTCCTCGACATCAACATGCCCCGGTGCAACGGGTTGGTCACACTGCAGCGAATCCAGGAGGAGGCGCCGGACAGCCGGGTCCTCGTGCTGACAATGCATGATGATGTTGAGTATCTGCGCAGCGTACTGGCGTCCGGTGGATCCGGGTTCATTCTGAAGCAGGCTGCAAGTGATGAGCTGCTGTCGGCGATCCGCACTGTTCATCAGGGGGGCGTCTACCTCCACCCTGAACATGCGCGGCTTCTAGCTGGCGAGGCTCCCGACCAACGTACTTCCGCTGCTCCAGCGCCCCTTGACGAGAAACAAGCTCGGTTTCAGTCGCTCAGTGATCGCGAATCAGAGGTCTTTAAGCTCGTTGTGCTCGGCTACCGAAACGCTGAGATCGCTGCGATGGTCTTTCTCAGTGTCAAGACGGTCGAAACCTACAAGGCCCGTCTGATGCGGAAGCTCGAGGTGCGTAGTCGCGCTGCATTGGTGCGCTACGCCCTTGAACTGGGGATTCTGACCTAA
- a CDS encoding sensor histidine kinase, translating to MDRVRTMAGHFSVRTKILGIVLALIALLGLGITWQVRTAMIAVIANELDNHGQAQISEIAERVSDPLSRNDTDRVSEILDETVAYRPDIMYAYVAGPDGNIVAATFSEDDVPPGVASIEDPGVARSVQHVDTDGEQGSVHSFSARVGGGDIGVAWLGLSEARLSRAVDGITLQLLMTTLFLGVVGIAAATLLTWLLTRPILDLVDTTDRVARGDLSARAYVWAEDEIGSLANSFNRMVGELESNRATIAENDLARSRLLKQIIGAQEDERKRIARELHDTVGQALTSIMLGASLIVRSEASPEATADAERVRDIAAETLEQVRQLSRELRPSVLDDLGLAAALDRYVADFQVLYPEIETEVHCNLPVRLPPAVETTLYRIVQEGMTNVARHSGARALSVLVVSRDGCVRTIIEDDGIGFDPVAVRRNGQSVGIHGMVERSELLGGRLDIESGEDGTTVYVEVPVPAPVEVNE from the coding sequence ATGGATCGCGTGAGGACCATGGCTGGACACTTCAGCGTCCGTACCAAGATTCTTGGGATTGTCCTCGCTCTCATAGCGCTTCTCGGCCTCGGAATCACTTGGCAAGTCCGAACCGCAATGATCGCCGTTATTGCGAACGAGTTGGATAATCATGGTCAGGCACAGATTTCAGAGATCGCTGAGCGCGTTTCCGATCCGCTCTCTCGTAACGACACCGATCGCGTTTCGGAGATACTTGATGAGACGGTTGCCTATCGCCCTGACATCATGTATGCGTACGTCGCGGGACCCGATGGCAACATTGTTGCTGCTACGTTCAGTGAGGATGATGTACCCCCAGGTGTCGCGTCGATCGAAGACCCTGGTGTTGCGCGAAGTGTGCAGCACGTCGATACCGATGGCGAGCAGGGATCCGTGCACAGCTTTTCCGCCAGAGTCGGTGGCGGTGATATCGGGGTTGCGTGGTTGGGTCTGTCGGAAGCTCGCCTTTCTCGAGCGGTCGACGGCATAACGCTGCAGCTCCTCATGACCACCCTATTTCTCGGCGTGGTCGGCATCGCTGCTGCGACGCTACTCACCTGGCTACTCACTCGACCAATTCTTGACCTGGTCGATACCACTGACCGAGTTGCTCGTGGTGATCTGTCCGCCCGGGCGTACGTATGGGCCGAGGACGAGATCGGTTCGCTTGCCAACTCGTTCAATCGAATGGTGGGTGAGCTCGAATCCAACCGTGCCACGATCGCAGAGAACGACCTAGCTCGTTCCCGTCTACTCAAACAGATCATTGGGGCCCAGGAGGACGAGAGGAAGAGGATTGCGCGCGAGCTACATGACACGGTGGGCCAGGCACTCACCTCGATCATGCTCGGTGCGAGTCTGATTGTGAGGTCAGAGGCATCGCCCGAGGCAACTGCTGATGCGGAGAGGGTCCGCGATATTGCCGCGGAGACACTTGAGCAAGTCCGCCAACTGAGTCGGGAGCTTCGCCCAAGCGTTCTGGATGATCTCGGACTGGCTGCGGCGTTGGACCGGTATGTGGCGGACTTCCAGGTGTTGTACCCGGAGATCGAAACCGAGGTGCACTGCAACCTTCCTGTACGGCTGCCACCAGCCGTTGAGACGACGCTCTACCGCATCGTCCAAGAGGGGATGACGAACGTGGCACGCCACAGTGGGGCGCGGGCGCTGAGTGTCCTGGTTGTCTCTCGCGACGGATGTGTTCGGACCATCATCGAAGACGATGGCATTGGGTTCGATCCTGTCGCGGTGCGTAGGAACGGACAGAGCGTTGGGATTCACGGCATGGTTGAACGCTCGGAACTCCTCGGCGGTCGTCTGGACATCGAGAGTGGGGAGGACGGCACTACCGTGTATGTCGAAGTGCCGGTTCCCGCACCAGTGGAGGTGAACGAGTGA